The nucleotide sequence CAGCCCCGCCGACCTGTACTGGATCCTCGGCGGCAGCGCTGCGGTGCTGATCCTGCTGGTGGCTCTGTGGCGTCCGTTGCTCGCGATCACGGTCCACGAAGAGCTGGCCACCGTCGAAGGTTTACCGGTGCCGGCATTGCGCCTGACCCTGATGTTGCTGATTGCGGTGGTGATTGCTGTCGCGATGAAGATTGTCGGCGTATTGTTGATCACGTCGCTGTTGATCATTCCCGCCGCCGCCGCCCAGCGTCACGCACGCTCGCCGGAACAAATGGCGGTCGGCGCCAGCGTGTTGGGGATGCTTGCCGTGTGTAGTGGCCTGGCGTTGTCCTGGTTCAAGGACACACCGGCCGGGCCGTCAATTGTGGTCGCGGCGGCCGCCCTGTTTCTGCTGAGTTTTGTCCTGCCCCGTCGTGGGGTGTAGACTTGCTCGCTTTTTGCGCAATTAGAGAGTCGCAGGAATGAAGCCGTGTACCTCCCGTTATTTGCTCCTTGCCGCATTTTCCCTGCTGCTGGGCGCCTGCCAAAGCACACCGCCCGCCGCCCCTGGCGCGCCGGATGCGCGCGTTGCGGCCATCGCACAGCTGGAGCAAAACCTGGCCAGCAGCGAATTGGCCACGGCCGAAGACCAGCTTGCGGCCTTGCAGGCGCAGTCGCCTGACGACCCGACGCTGGAGCCTTATCAACGCCAATTGGCCGAAGCCTATTTGCAGCGCAGCCAGATCGTGCTGCAAAAAGGCGATGTCAACGCTGCGGCAACGGCATTGAGCCGTGCCCGGGCCTTGATGCCCAAGGCGCCCGCACTGACCGGTGGCGTCAATAGCGCCATTGTTCACGCCCGTAAGGCCGAACTGGATAAAGCCGAAGCGGCGTTGAAAGCGGCAGAAGCCCGGCCGCCCGCCAAGGTCATCGACCCGGCGGCCGATAGCACTACCGTCGCGCTTAATCTCACGGACATTTCGAAACTTCGTCATCAATTGGATGCGATTGCCACCGATGTGGTGAATTATCAGTGTGATGTCAGCATCCAGGCGCCGCGCACCCAGGATTACCCGTGGCTGGCCACGCTGTTGACCAAACGGGTGAAGCGAATCGATCCGGGGTACGACCTGAAGATCCACCGACAGATTCTGAAACACATCCCGGCGCAGGTGGTTTTGATTCCTCGTAAAGCCGAATGATGTCTGCGCAGGCAAACCAGCGCCTACAGCTGAATACCTCTCAACTGTAGGCGCTGGTGGCCTGGCAAATCCCCCATGTATTAGGCCGGAATCGCCTTCGCCTTAGGCTCACGATCCCAGACCCGATGCTGGGCAATCGCCGCAAAGAACGCCTTGAACGCCTTGGCGTCCCCGCCCACGATCAACCCGGCATCGGCCTCCAGCTTCAACAGATCCAACAATTGCTTGGCCTCACCGGCCAACGTAATCGCTTTCAGGTGTTTGTAGGCCTCCAGCACGTAATGCAGAGCGACCCCATCCCCACTCAGGGTTTTCACCGAATCGGCACCGCCCGGTACAAACACCGCATCGAACGCAATAGACGGCATGCCTTCCATGGACGCATCCACTGGCAACATCTTGCCATCGGCGGTGGTGACCGGCGCCGAAGTCGGCCCGAGCAACTTGGCGTGCGCGCCTTCTGCTTCAAGTGCCTTTTTCAACGCTGAAATAACCGCGCCATCCACGCCATTCGCGGCCAGGATCGCAACTTTACGGGTTTTAATATCACCCGGCAGCAAATTGGCCTGGCTCAACGCTGGAGAGCGCTCGGGCTTGGTATTACGCTCCGGGACCGTGCCTTGGGTCGGCACTGGCAGCCCGAGATTCTGTGCAACGCGCTTGGCCAGCTCCAGATCGATATTGGCCAGAATTTCGTTGACCTGACGGGCGCGAATAAACTCACGCTCCACCTTGCCCAGCTCGAAACTGTAGGCCGCGATGATGTGCTCTTGTTCATGCTTGCTCATGCTGCGGAAAAACAGCCGCGCCTGAGAAAAGTGATCGCCGAACGACTCGCTGCGCTCGCGGACCTTGTGCGCCTCAATCCGCTCCGGATAGGTCTCGAAGCCACCGTCCTGCGCCGCTGGCGGTGTCTCCTTGGGCCAACCGTTGTCGATGGAGTTCGGCTCGTAAGCCGCCCTGCCCTTGTCGATAGTGGAACGATGCATGGCGTCACGCTGGTTGTTATGGAGCGGCGTCACCGGCTGGTTGATCGGCAACTGGTGAAAGTTCGGCCCGCCCAGTCGACTGATTTGCGTATCGGTGTAGGAAAACAGCCGGCCCTGCAGCAACGGATCATTAGAGAAGTCGATGCCCGGTACGATGTGCCCGGGACAGAACGCGACCTGCTCGACTTCGGCAAAGAAATTGTCGGGGTTGCGGTTAAGCACCATTTTGCCCAGCGGGGTGATCGGCACCAGTTCTTCAGGAATCAGCTTGGTGGGGTCAAGGATGTCAAAGTCGAACGCGTGTTCCTTATCTTCAGGAATCACCTGCACACCCAACTCCCACTCAGGGTAATCCCCGCTCTCAATCGCTTCCCAGAGATCGCGACGATGGTAATCGGTGTCTTTACCTGCAAGTTTTTGCGCTTCATCCCACACCAGCGAACAGGTGCCTGCGGTCGGGCGCCAGTGGAACTTGACGAAGTTGGACTGGCCTTGCGCATTGATCAGGCGGAAGGTGTGAACGCCAAAACCTTGCATGCTGCGTAGGCTTTTTGGAATCGCCCGGTCAGACATGGCCCAAATCACCGTGTGCGCCGACTCTGGCTGCAGCGAGACAAAATCCCAGAATGTATCGTGAGCCGAGCCACCGGTAGGAATTTCGTTGTGTGGCTCAGGTTTTACAGCATGCACTAAATCAGGAAACTTGATCGCATCCTGAATGAAGAATACCGGAATGTTATTGCCCACCAGATCGAAGTTGCCTTCGTCGGTGAAGAACTTCACGGCAAAACCGCGTACATCGCGCACGGTATCACCCGAGCCACGTGGGCCCTGTACCGTGGAGAAGCGCGCAAACACAGGGGTTTTGTGCGCAGGGTCGCGCAGAAACCCAGCCTTGGTCAGCGCAGAATGGTTTTCATAGCTCTGGAAGTAACCATGGGCGCCGGTACCCCGGGCATGGACGATACGCTCCGGAATCCGCTCATGGTCAAAATGCGTGATTTTTTCACGCATGATGAAATCTTCGAGCAGCGAAGGGCCACGGGATCCGACTTTCAAGGTGTTCTGGTTATCGGCGATTTTCACGCCCTGATTGGTTCGCAGCGCTTGGCCTGTGGCGTCGGAACGGAAGGTTTCCAGGCTTTGCAGCTTGGCATTGGTGTTGCCACGATCCAGTGTGTCGGTGCCCGCCAATTCACTCTTGGACGGGGACACAGGTTTTTTAGTACTCATCAGACAAAAACTCCTCGCTTGCAGTGGCCAAGGCGATCCCCGGCTCCGTTCGGGCGAACCCCAGGCACGGCACCTGGGAATCGAGTTGCTTAAGTAATGACTTGCGGGGTTTTGTACCGTTCCTTTTTTATGACCTTTGATCGCGTTATTGCCAAATCGCTGGTTGAATGCGAAATAAATGCTAAGAAACGCTATACGGACAGGCTAAAATGCGCGCCCGGCTAACCGCTGATCCCTTTTTAATGCGCCCCACAAGGTTCGCTACGTGATCGAGTTTCATAACGTCCATAAAACTTACCGGGTCGCCGGTAAGGATATTCCCGCACTGCATCCCAGCAGCCTGCGGGTCGAAAACGGCCAGGTGTTCGGCCTGATTGGTCACTCTGGCGCGGGGAAAAGTACCCTGCTGCGTCTGATCAACCGCCTTGAAGAGCCCACTGGCGGCCAGATCACGGTCGATGACGAAGAAGTCACCGCTCTGGATGCCAACGGCCTGCGCCGTTTCCGCCAGCAGGTAGGGATGATTTTCCAGCACTTCAATCTGCTGGCCTCCAAGACCGTCGCCGACAACGTGGCATTACCGCTGAAACTGGCGGGTGAATTGTCGCGTCGCGAAGTCGATGAGCGCGTGGCTGAGTTGCTCGCCCGCGTCGGACTGTCCGACCACGCGAAGAAATACCCGGCGCAGTTATCAGGCGGTCAGAAGCAGCGTGTGGGCATCGCCCGCGCCTTGGCCACCAAGCCGAAAATCCTGCTGTGCGACGAGGCCACCAGCGCGCTTGATCCGCAGACCACCGCTTCGGTTCTGCAACTGCTGGCGGAGATCAACCGTGAGTTGAAGCTGACCATCGTACTGATCACCCATGAGATGGACGTGATCCGCCGCGTGTGTGACCAGGTCGCGGTGATGGATGCCGGCGTGATCGTCGAGCAAGGCAGCGTGGCCGAGGTGTTCCTGCACCCCAAGCACCCGACCACCAAGCGCTTCGTGCAAGAAGCCGAGCAGGTCGATGAAGGCGAGCAGCGCAATGACTTCGCCCACGTGCCGGGGCGCATCGTGCGCCTGACGTTCCAGGGCGACGCTACCTACGCGCCACTGCTGGGAACCGTCGCCCGCGAAACGGGCGTGGACTACAGCATCCTGGCCGGTCGTATCGACCACATCAAAGACACTCCCTACGGGCAACTGACCCTGGCCATTACCGGCGGTGACATGGAAGCGGCCTTCGCTCGCTTCACCGCGGCCGATGTCCACATGGAGATTCTGCGTTAATGGACGGTTTACTGCATTACTTCGACCAGGTTGACTGGGCCGACATCTGGGTTGCCACCGGCGATACCATGCTGATGCTCAGCACCTCGCTGTTCTTTACTGTACTCATCGGCCTGCCGCTGGGCGTGCTGCTGTTTCTGTGCAGCCCGCGACAGTTGCTGGAACAGAAAGCCACTTATTCGATAATGGCCTTTGTGGTTAACGCCATTCGCTCCCTGCCTTTTATCATCCTGCTGATTGTGATGATTCCCACCACGGTCTTCCTTACGGGGACCTCCCTGGGTGTGGCGGGAGCGATTCCACCGCTGGTGGTCGGCGCCTCGACATTCTTCGCCCGACTGGTGGAAACCGCTCTGCGTGAAGTGGATCGCGGCATCATCGAGGCCACGCAAGCCATGGGCGCGACGACGCGGCAGATCATCGTCAAGGCGTTGCTGCCCGAGGCACGGCCCGGCATTATCGCCGCGATCACCGTCACGGCCATCGCACTGGTCGGGTATACCGCCATGGCCGGCGTGGTCGGCGCAGGTGGGTTGGGTGACCTGGCCATTCGTTATGGTTATCAGCGCTTTCAGGACGACGTGATGGTTGTGACTGTGGTGATGCTGATTGTTCTGGTGCAAATTCTGCAAACCGTCGGCGACAAGCTGGTGGCGCATTTCTCTCGAAAATAACGGCCATTGCCGACCTGACGTCGGCCTGCCCGAACAAGGAGCTTGTTGGATGAAAAAACTACTGGTTGCTTTCGCCGCCGTTGCCGCGTTTTCCGCCCATGCCGAGACCCTGACGGTCGCCGCCACACCGGTGCCGCACGCCGAGATCCTTGAGTTCGTCAAGCCAGCATTGGCCAAGGAAGGCGTGGAGCTGAACGTCAAGGTCTTCACCGACTACGTTCAACCGAACGTACAAGTGGCCGAAAAACGCCTGGATGCCAACTTTTTCCAACACCAGCCGTACCTGGATGAGTTCAACAAAGCCAAGGGGACGCACCTGGTGAGCGTTGCCGGCGTGCATCTGGAACCCCTGGGCGCCTACTCCAGCAAGTACAAGACCCTGGACGAGCTGCCAAGCGGCGCCAACGTGGTAATCCCAAACGATGCCACCAACGGTGGCCGCGCACTGTTGCTGCTGGCCAAGAACGGCCTGATCACCTTGAAGAACCCGACAGACATCCTGTCGACCATCAAGGACATCACCGCCAACCCGAAAAACCTCAAGTTCCGCGAACTGGAAGCCGCCACGCTGCCACGCGTACTGACCCAGGTCGATCTGGCGCTGATCAACACCAACTACGCCCTCGAAGCCAAGCTGGACCCTTCCGAGGACGCCCTGGCAATCGAAGGCAGCGACTCGCCTTACGTCAACATCCTGGTGACCCGCGAGGACAACAAGGATTCGGACGCTGTGAAGAAGCTGGTCGCAGCCCTGCACACGCCTGAAGTGAAAAAATTCATCGAAGAGAAGTACAAAGGCGCGGTCAAGCCGGCGTTCTGATCGATCTCCAAGCCCCTGGAGATC is from Pseudomonas mucidolens and encodes:
- the znuB gene encoding zinc ABC transporter permease subunit ZnuB, whose protein sequence is MADFLFYALLAGLALALVAGPLGSFVVWRRMAYFGDTLSHAALLGVAMGFLLDISPTIAVTVGCLLLAVLLVTLQQRQPLASDTLLGILAPSTLSLGLVVLSFMHEVRIDLMAYLFGDLLAISPADLYWILGGSAAVLILLVALWRPLLAITVHEELATVEGLPVPALRLTLMLLIAVVIAVAMKIVGVLLITSLLIIPAAAAQRHARSPEQMAVGASVLGMLAVCSGLALSWFKDTPAGPSIVVAAAALFLLSFVLPRRGV
- a CDS encoding PA5502 family lipoprotein; translated protein: MKPCTSRYLLLAAFSLLLGACQSTPPAAPGAPDARVAAIAQLEQNLASSELATAEDQLAALQAQSPDDPTLEPYQRQLAEAYLQRSQIVLQKGDVNAAATALSRARALMPKAPALTGGVNSAIVHARKAELDKAEAALKAAEARPPAKVIDPAADSTTVALNLTDISKLRHQLDAIATDVVNYQCDVSIQAPRTQDYPWLATLLTKRVKRIDPGYDLKIHRQILKHIPAQVVLIPRKAE
- the katE gene encoding catalase HPII produces the protein MSTKKPVSPSKSELAGTDTLDRGNTNAKLQSLETFRSDATGQALRTNQGVKIADNQNTLKVGSRGPSLLEDFIMREKITHFDHERIPERIVHARGTGAHGYFQSYENHSALTKAGFLRDPAHKTPVFARFSTVQGPRGSGDTVRDVRGFAVKFFTDEGNFDLVGNNIPVFFIQDAIKFPDLVHAVKPEPHNEIPTGGSAHDTFWDFVSLQPESAHTVIWAMSDRAIPKSLRSMQGFGVHTFRLINAQGQSNFVKFHWRPTAGTCSLVWDEAQKLAGKDTDYHRRDLWEAIESGDYPEWELGVQVIPEDKEHAFDFDILDPTKLIPEELVPITPLGKMVLNRNPDNFFAEVEQVAFCPGHIVPGIDFSNDPLLQGRLFSYTDTQISRLGGPNFHQLPINQPVTPLHNNQRDAMHRSTIDKGRAAYEPNSIDNGWPKETPPAAQDGGFETYPERIEAHKVRERSESFGDHFSQARLFFRSMSKHEQEHIIAAYSFELGKVEREFIRARQVNEILANIDLELAKRVAQNLGLPVPTQGTVPERNTKPERSPALSQANLLPGDIKTRKVAILAANGVDGAVISALKKALEAEGAHAKLLGPTSAPVTTADGKMLPVDASMEGMPSIAFDAVFVPGGADSVKTLSGDGVALHYVLEAYKHLKAITLAGEAKQLLDLLKLEADAGLIVGGDAKAFKAFFAAIAQHRVWDREPKAKAIPA
- a CDS encoding methionine ABC transporter ATP-binding protein, with translation MIEFHNVHKTYRVAGKDIPALHPSSLRVENGQVFGLIGHSGAGKSTLLRLINRLEEPTGGQITVDDEEVTALDANGLRRFRQQVGMIFQHFNLLASKTVADNVALPLKLAGELSRREVDERVAELLARVGLSDHAKKYPAQLSGGQKQRVGIARALATKPKILLCDEATSALDPQTTASVLQLLAEINRELKLTIVLITHEMDVIRRVCDQVAVMDAGVIVEQGSVAEVFLHPKHPTTKRFVQEAEQVDEGEQRNDFAHVPGRIVRLTFQGDATYAPLLGTVARETGVDYSILAGRIDHIKDTPYGQLTLAITGGDMEAAFARFTAADVHMEILR
- a CDS encoding methionine ABC transporter permease, whose amino-acid sequence is MDGLLHYFDQVDWADIWVATGDTMLMLSTSLFFTVLIGLPLGVLLFLCSPRQLLEQKATYSIMAFVVNAIRSLPFIILLIVMIPTTVFLTGTSLGVAGAIPPLVVGASTFFARLVETALREVDRGIIEATQAMGATTRQIIVKALLPEARPGIIAAITVTAIALVGYTAMAGVVGAGGLGDLAIRYGYQRFQDDVMVVTVVMLIVLVQILQTVGDKLVAHFSRK
- a CDS encoding MetQ/NlpA family ABC transporter substrate-binding protein, with translation MKKLLVAFAAVAAFSAHAETLTVAATPVPHAEILEFVKPALAKEGVELNVKVFTDYVQPNVQVAEKRLDANFFQHQPYLDEFNKAKGTHLVSVAGVHLEPLGAYSSKYKTLDELPSGANVVIPNDATNGGRALLLLAKNGLITLKNPTDILSTIKDITANPKNLKFRELEAATLPRVLTQVDLALINTNYALEAKLDPSEDALAIEGSDSPYVNILVTREDNKDSDAVKKLVAALHTPEVKKFIEEKYKGAVKPAF